In Mastomys coucha isolate ucsf_1 unplaced genomic scaffold, UCSF_Mcou_1 pScaffold20, whole genome shotgun sequence, one DNA window encodes the following:
- the LOC116098163 gene encoding vomeronasal type-1 receptor 90-like, with translation MFSLNIVFYFQVGLGTLANIFLLFFYTAVILCHRSKPMDLISCQLTFIHIMMVITGWDIFTTDVFDLLNIENDFICKATSYIHRAMRGLSICITCLLSVFQAVTISPNASLLAKFKRKLKKYMIYSFFYFWSFNLSFNSDRLFYCGSYTNMSETKQMKITKYCSLFPMNYIVRVLISTMTTSRDVFLVGVMLTTSIYMMIILIRHQRQCKHLHSIRHLRASPEKRATQTILLLVFFYVVMYWVDFIMSSRTVFLWMFDPVILTVQKFVINAYPTISPLIQISSDNRIIIMLKNMQNVCHQIFKKV, from the coding sequence atgttttcattaaatattgtcttttatttccAAGTTGGACTTGGAACTCTAGccaatatatttcttctttttttctacacTGCTGTAATCCTATGTCACAGATCTAAGCCCATGGACTTGATTTCCTGTCAATTGACCTTCATTCACATAATGATGGTCATCACTGGATGGGATATTTTTACTACAGACGTGTTTGATTTACTGAACATAGAGAATGACTTCATATGTAAGGCAACTTCTTACATACACAGGGCGATGAGAGGCCTCTCTATCTGcatcacctgcctcctgagtgtgttcCAGGCTGTGACGATCAGTCCCAATGCCTCTCTGCTGGCAAAATTTAAACGTAaactaaaaaaatacatgatctattctttcttctatttttggtCTTTCAATTTGTCATTCAACAGTGACCGGCTCTTCTATTGTGGTTCTTATACCAACATGAGTGAGACCAAACAGATGAAGATCACTAAATACTGCTCACTCTTCCCCATGAACTACATCGTTAGGGTATTGATTTCAACAATGACAACCTCAAGAGATGTATTTCTTGTAGGAGTCATGCTGACTACAAGTATATACATGATGATTATCTTGATCAGGCATCAGAGACAATGCAAGCATCTTCATAGCATCAGGCACCTGAGAGCATCCCCTGAGAAAAGGGCCACCCAGACCATCTTGCTGCTGGTGTTTTTCTATGTGGTCATGTACTGGGTGGACTTCATCATGTCATCTAGAACAGTCTTTTTATGGATGTTTGACCCAGTCATCCTGACTGTTCAGAAGTTTGTGATAAATGCCTATCCCACAATTAGTCCTTTGATACAAATCAGTTCTGATAATCGAATAATCATTATGCTAAAAAATATGCAAAATGTATGccaccagatttttaaaaaagtgtaa